Below is a genomic region from Amycolatopsis sp. 195334CR.
CCCCAGTGGACCTCCGCGTCCAACCCGGTCAGCAGCATCGAGCGCAGGGCACGGCGGCTGACCATCACGTCGTCGTCGACCAGAGTTTCCGAGCCACCCAACGGAATGGCGGCCAGCTCGGTCAGCGATTCGTCGAGCAGGTGGAACGCGTCCAGTGGTACCGACGCGGCGGCGAGCACCCCGAGGTAGTTCCGCAGCGGCAGGCAGTCGTACAACGCGCGGTTGGCTTCCCCGGTCAGGTGCAGCCGATAGCCACTCCACTGCGCGTCGAAGCCGCTGTCCCGTTCGAACACCGCGACGTCCACGCCCCGGCGCCGAAGTCCCTGCGCCAGGCAGAGACCACCGATACCGGCACCCGCGATGATCACCCGTGTGCTTGCCAACCGGTCCCTCCCTGAGCGCTACTCGATCATCTCGGTGATCCGGGTCAACGCGCCGGGCAGGTCGTCGACACGCGGGGTGCGCCGCCCGGTGAACTGGTTCCAGCCCGGTCCGGCCAGGCAGGGCCGTCCGCCCGCCCGCCGAATCCGGCGCAGCACACCGATGTCGGCGGTGCCCGGGGCCATCGACCACAGCACGACCACGGCCGGGGACAGGTGCTTCGTCAGCGCGACGATGGTGTCCGGCGGCACCATCGGGCCAAGGTACATCGCCGCGACGTTGAGCTCCGCCAGTGCGCCGCGGAGCACTTCGAGCGGCAGGGTGTGCCGCTCGGCCGGGCAGCACGCGAGCAGCAACGGCGCCCCGCCCAGCGCGGTGCTGCGGGGCCGGGCGTAGCGCTCCAGCGCCGCGGAGATCTCGCGCGCCAGCGCCCACTCCGCGGCGAAGCACGGCTCGCCCGCGGTCCAGCTTTCTTCGAGCCGAAGCAACAGCGGGACCAGGATCTCCTGCCACGTGGTGACCACACCGCCGGCCGCGAGAGCATCGTCGAGCAACGCGGCCATGGTGGCGTACCGGAGGCCGTCCGCGGCCTCGTGCAACGCTTGCATGGTGCGCTCGGCCTGCCCGGTCACCAGCGGATCGTCTCGTCCGGAGAGCACGAGCTGGGCGGCTTCCCGAGTCCGGACACCCCGGCTCATCAAGCTCTGCATCCGTTGCAGCCCGGCCACATCGGCCGTCGAATACCGGCGTTGCCGCCCCGACTCGCGCACGGTCGGGCCGATCCCGTACCGGGCGTCCCAGCTGCGCAGTGTCACCGGTGACACGCCCAGGAGGTCCGCGACCTGCCCGGGCGTCCACACGTTGCGCGCCGAGACCTCGTCCCGGCCCGGTGCGGACTTCGTCGTCATGGTCAGGATGTTCCCACATCGCGCCCCGGTCGCATCGGTTTCGCAACGAATCGCCGGATTGACCGGCTGCCGAATGGGTACCCCTCGGGCATGCCTACCCCCGCCCGAGCAGGTGCCGCGGACCCTCGAGCCCACCTGAGCAGCCCACCCCAGCCGCGATTCGGCGAGGCGATCGCCCACCGGCAGCGACGCAAGGCACTGGGCGAAGACCTGCTGCGCGCAGTCGCCTCCAGCCGCGGCAGGCAGTGATCCCCAGCAACCGGTCAACGGCCGCGAAGCTCTCCCAGCGGCCGGTCGGCGATCCTCCACCAACCGGCCTGCCCGAAGCAGGCTGTCACCCGGCCCCAGCAGCCCGCCGCCGGGCGAGTGCCCGCACCAGCCCCAGCCGCCCCTGGTTCGGCACCGACCAGGTCGGGTGTCCCCGCAGCCCCCATCCCGCCAGCAGCCGGTTCGCCGCCTGCCAGCCGGTGGTCGCGGCCCGCTCCATCAACGCCACCGGCAGGTCCACCCGGATCCCGTCCCCGGCCAGCACCAGCCCCGGCACCGGGGTCTCCACCCCCGGCCGGCGCGCGAAGTCGCCCAGCCCGAAAAGCGGGCAGTCCTGCCGCCACTGGTCCAGCTCGCCCACGATGCGCGCCTGCCGGGTCTCCGGGTAGATCTCGTGCAACCGGTCGAGCAACCGGTCCGGCAGGTCGGCCGACCGTTCGGCCACGGCGTAGGCGTGCAGTTCGACCACCGCCCCGCCGGTGCGCGCGGCCCACTCCGCCGCCTGGGCCTCGAACCGGTCGAGCACGCTGATGTTGTCCAGCGGCGGCAAGCTCCCGGTACCGAGGAACGGCGCCCGTTCGACCCGCAACGGACGATCGAGCCACAGCCGGCGCACGTAGAAAGCGGGCGCGGTCCGCAACCTCTCGATCCGCTCACGCCACGCGGGCGTGCCCAACTCCGGTGACGCCCCGACCACCTCGCGCAGGCCAGGAACGTCCGAAGCCAGCACCACCCCGTCGACCGGAGCACCGCGTACCCGGAAGCCGCCGCGCTCGCCGGGCTCCACCGCGTCCACCCGGACACCCCGGTGGATCCGCACGCCCAGGTCCGTGAGGTACGCGGTCAACGGATCCCACAAACTCGCCGGATAGGTGTCCTCGGGCACATCGAAGATCAACCCCTCCGACGAGCCGAGGAAGTACAGGTGGAACATCGTCACCAGTTCCGCCGCCGAAAGTTCCGCCGGGGACGCGAAAAAGCTGCGCGAGAACACCTCGAACGCCAGATGCCGGGCGCTCGGCGGGAAGTTCAGCCGGTCCAAAAAGGACGCCGCGTCGATGTCGTCGAGCTGGTGGTACGTCTCCGGCACCGAAACGGCGGCCAGCGGCAGCGCCCCGGCCGGATCGATCCGCACCAGATCACGCAGCCGGAAAGTGGGGCTGCGCAGGGCGAACACCATCGCGTTCCACGGCGGCCTGCGCGGCAGGCCGCGGAAGGTGTCGACCCGGCCGCGGTCGTCCAGCAGCGGGTAGTCGGGGACCGGTTTCAACCGGCGCAGCCCCGGATCCGTACGCCGCAGCAGCGACCGCAGGTTGTAGTACTGGCGGAAGAACGCGTGGAAACCCCGGCTCATCGTCACCGGCGTGCCGTCGCCGAGCGTGGTGTCCCAGCCGCCCGCCCGGCCGCCGAGGTAGGACTCGCGTTCGTACAGGTCGACCTCGACACCGCGTTCGGCCAGCCCGGTCGCCGCGGTGAGTCCGGCGATCCCGCCACCGACCACCGCCACCCGCGGGCGCCACCGCAGTTCACCGGCGTGCGCGAGCCCGGGAGCGGGCGGGTACTCGACCCGCCGCGGATCCGCGCTCACGCGATACGCCCCGGTACCGCCCGCGAAGCCAGGACCCGGGCGGCCGCGACGCCGGCGACGGCCGCCCGGCGCCGCATCGGGACCGTGGCTCGCCGCGCGAAGACGTTGTGGTCGGCGGCTTCGATCCGATCGAGAATGCGGGAGTACAGCTCGAAAGCGGTGTGGATGCAGGGACGCGCGGCCGGGTGCAGCATCGCCACCCCGGGGCGAGCGCGGCGGTAGACGGCGCGGGTGAAGGCGATCTGGTCCGCGAGCGCCCGCCGCACCGGTGGATCGATCCGCCGGTGTTCCCGGCACCAGCGCAGCCGATCCCGGTCCACGCCGAAGGCGGCGAGCTCGTCGGCGGGCAGGTACACCCGGCCGCGGTCGAGGTCCTCCCCCACGTCACGCAGGAAGTTGGTGAGCTGGAACGCCGTGCCCAGCGCTGCGGCGGGCCCGGCCGCGGCCTCGCGGTCGGTCACCGTGCCCAGCACCGGCAGCATCTGCAGGCCGATCACCTCCGCCGAACCGTGCACGTACTCGGTCAGTTCCGGGCGCGTGGCGTACCCGGTGGTGGTCAGGTCCATGCGCATCGAGCGCAGGAAGGCCTCGAACAGCGCGTGGTCCAGCGCATAGCGGCGGGCCGTGTCGGCCACCGCGAGCAGTACCGGCTCGTCGACCGCCGCACCGGCCAACGCGGCCGCGAGATCCTTGTCCACCCTGGCCAGCCGCTCGTCGAGGGCGGCCGTGGTGGTGCCGGATTCGGGTTCGTCGACCAGGTCGTCGACCCAGCGCGCGAAGCCGTAGAGCGCGTGGACCGCCGGTCGGCGGGACGGGCTCAGCAGGCGCGTGGCCAGGAAGTAGGTGCGCCCGTGCCGGGCGTTGAGTTCGCGGCAGCGGGCGTAGGCGGCGCGCAGTTCGGCCCCGGTGATGCCCGCCGCGTCGAGTTCGGCCCGGGTCATCGCCCGCTCCCGGTGATCCGGTCGGCGGCCAGGCGGCCGGACAGCAACACCGTCGGCACGCCGACCCCGGGCACCGTGCCCGCGCCGGCGAGCACCGCGTTGTCCACCCCGCGCACCAGGTTCGCCGGCCGGAACGGCCCGGTCTGGGCGAAGGTGTGCGCGTAGCTGAACGGGGTGCCCGCGACCATGCCCCTGGCCGCCCAGTCCTCCGGGGTGAGCAGGAACGTGCGGTCGATCTCGGTGGTGAACCCGGGGGCCAGCCGCCGCTGCACGTGCCGGGCGAGTTCTTCGGCGTAACGCGGTCCCAGCGCGGCCCACCGCTGGCCGCCGCGGTCGAGATTGGGCACCGGCGCCAGGATCGAGTAGAGGTCGTGCCCCGGTGGCGCCAGCGTGGGGTCGGTGGCGGTCGGCCGGGTGACCAGCAGCGACGGATCGCTCATCAGCGACCCCTTCGTGATGATCTCGTCGAAGGTGCGGTGCCACGCCTGACCGAACACGATGCTGTGGTGGGCCACCTCGGGCCGCGCGCGCACGGTGCCGGCGTGCAGCACCACCGCCGAGGGCGCGGGCCGCAGCCGCACCGGACGGCGGGGTGCCCGGCCGAGCAGCCGGTAGCTGTGCTCGGGTTCGGTGGTGAGCACGACGGCGTCGCAGGGCACCCGCTGCCCGGCCGCGGTCACCACCGCGCGGACCCGGCCGCCGCGGATGTCCAGCGAAGTGACCGGATCGCCGTGGTGGATGGTGGCCCCGGCCTTGGTGATCGCCCCCGCGAGCGCGGCGGGCACCGCGCCCATCCCGCCGCGGGGGAAGAACACCCCGCCCACGGTGTCCATGTAGGAGATCACCGCGTACAGCGCCAGAGCGCGCCGGGGCGACTGACCCGCGTACAGCGATTGGAAGCTGAACACCCGCTTCAGGCGTTCGTCGCGGAGGAACCGCCCGACCGCGCCGTCGAGGCTGCGGAACCCGCCCATCGCGACCAGCCTGGCCAGCTGCGGCGACACCAGCGACAGCGGCGAGTCGAAGTTGGCCGCGATGAACCGGTCGAACTCCACCGAGTACAGCTCGCTCAGCCACTCGCGCAGGCGGAGGTAACCGCGGGCTTCCGCCGGTCCGGCGAACGCCCGGACCGCCTCGGCCATCGCCTCACCGTCCGCGTGCACGTCCAAAGTGGAACCATCGGCGAACGACGCCCGGTAGGCCGGGTCGAGGCGCACGAGGTCGAGCCAGTCCCCCAGTTCCTCGCCGAGCGCCCCGAAGACGCCGGCCAGGATGTCGGGCATGGTCAGCACCGTGGGCCCGGTGACCATCGAGTACTCCCCCAGCGGGCGCGCGCTCGCCCGGCCACCGGGGCCCTCGCGGTCGTCCAGCACGGTCACCGTCCGGCCGCGGCCGGCCAGGTGGGCTGCCGCGGACAGCCCGGCCAGCCCGGCACCGACGACCACCACCCGTTCGGTGGGGCCCGGGATCGTTCGAAGCACCACAGTTCCTCCGCGAGCGGGTGGAGCACGGACCCGGCACCGGATTCCGATGCACAAGCGTTGCACCGGTCAGCGTAGGGCCAGTGGCCCGGGCGCGCAGCGCTTACCGTTGCAGTGCGGACGCCGCGCACAACGCCGCCCAGCCCGCGGCGAAGCCCGCGACTTTCTTGCGCGCGGAGCGGTCCGGCAGCGCGAGCCCGAAGATCAGCGCGTCCGCCGCGTCCGCGGCCACGCGTGCCGACAGCGCCACCCGCAGCGCGAGACCTTCGGGGGCGAACACCATCGCCAGCCCGATCGCGGTGTCCCGCGCGCCGATCGCGGCGATCAGCGTCCGCACCGCCGGGACCACCTCACCGGCCGGCGTGGTCAGGCCGCAGGGCCGGGCCAGCACCTTCGGCGCGGCGATGATGGTGGCGCTGTAGGCGGCGGTCACCGCGCCGAGCACCCGGGTCACGGCAGGCATGGGAACTCCCTCGGTTCGTGGACGTTCCGCCCGGCATACCCGATGAGGCGGCGGGAAAACCCAGACCCTGCGAAGGCATCGGAGCGCGGTTACGCTCCCCGTATCGATTGCGCATCGAAGCAACCGGCTGACGGAGGTGGTGGGTGAACCAGTTCGCCTACCTGGCCGTGCTCGCGGTCTGCCTGCTGATCACCGCACCGCTGGAGTGGCTCGGCGCACCGGTGTACCGCCGGCCGCGGCGGCTGGCCAGAGCGGTGCTGCCGGCCGCCGCGGTGTTCCTGGTGTGGGACCTGATCGCGATCGCCGGCGGGGTCTGGGGCTTCAACCCGGAGTTGACCACCGGCGTGCTCCTGCCGTTCTCCCTCCCGGTCGAGGAAATGCTGTTCTTCCTGGTGATCCCGGTGTGCGGCCTGCTCACCTTCGAAGCGGTCACCGCCACGGTGAACCGCTGGAGGAACCGGTGATCGGCTACACCCTGCCCGCCGTGCTCTCCGTTCCGGCGGTGGTGGCGCTGGAACTGCTGGTGCTGCGCACGGGCCTGTTCCGGCAGCCCGCCTACTGGCTGACGATGGTGGTGGTGACCGCCTTCCAGATCCCGGTGGACGGCTGGCTGACCAAGCTCAGCGCGCCGATCGTGCTGTACGCGCCCGAGCACTTCAGCGGCGTGCGGTTCCCGTGGGACGTCCCGGTGGAGGACTTCCTCTTCGGCTTCTCGCTGGTGACCGCCACACTCTTGCTCTGGGTCCGCCAGAAGCGGAAGGAGACGACGTGAAGCTCGGCCCGCGCGGCCTGCCCCGCGCCGACGTGCCCACCGCGTTCGACGGCGGCGCGTCCGCCTATGACCGCCTCGTCGGCGCCAATCCCGGCTACCACGCGCACCTGCGGCTGTCCGCCGGGCGGCTGCGGTTGCCCGCCGGTGGCGCCGGGCTCACCCTGCTCGACGCGGGGTGCGGCACCGGCGCGTCCACCGCCGCCCTGCTCGCGGCCGCCCCGCGGGCGAACATCCTAGCGATCGACGCCTCGGCCGAAATGCTGCGGCAGGCGCGGGCGAAGTCCTGGCCCGACTCGGTCCGGTTCGCTCACACCCGCGTGGAGGACCTCCAGGACGGCCCGTTCGACGGAATCCTGGCCGCCTACCTGGTGCGCAACCTGGAGGACCCGGACGCGCAGCTGCGCCGGTTCGCCGCCCTGCTGCGACCGGGCGCTCCCCTGGCGGTGCACGAGTACTCGGTCGCGGGCTCGCTGCGCGCTCGGCTGGTCTGGCACGCCGTGTGCTGGTCGATCATCATCCCGGCCGGACGCCTGGTCACCGGCGACGGCGCGCTGTACCGCCACCTCTGGCGCAGCGTGACCACCTTCGACAGCGCCGGCTCATTCGAGAATCGGTTGCGCGACAACGGTTTCACCGACGTGCACCGCGAAACCGTGTCCGGCTGGCAACGCGGTGTGGTGCACACCTTCCTCGGTCGCGCACCAGAAGGGACCTGACGTGATCCGCCCGACCTGGCCGAGCAAGTGGCCCATCCAGCCGCTGGCCCGCGAGCGCTGGGCCGCCCAGCGCCCCACCTTCGCCGACGCCAAGGTGGGGGTGATCGAGGCAGCGCTGAGCCGCGCGCTGGACCGGCCCTCCGGCAACTGGTTCGTGTTCGCCGCCAGCCGGGACATCCGCCCGGACCGCCCCTACGGCACCACCGTCGCGGGGCGCGAACTGGTCGCCTGGCGCGACGCCACCGGTACCCTGCGGGTCGGCCCGGGCGCCTGCCCGCACCTCGGAGCGCCGCTCAGCGACGCCAGGGTGGCCGACGGGAATCTGGTCTGCCGCTGGCACGGCCTGGCACTGTCCGGGGCGGGCGGCCGCGGCTGGAGTCCGTTGCCCGCCTTCGACGACGGCGTGCTCACCTGGGTCCGGCTGGACGACGTCGGCGCCGAGCCGCCGCTCGACCGCCCGGTGGTGCCCACGCGCCCCGGCACCGCGGTGAGCCTGGCGGCGGTAGCGACCCTCGAAGGCACCTGCCACCCCGAGGACGTGGTGGCCAACCGCCTGGATCCCTGGCACGGCGCGTGGTTCCACCCCTACTCGTTCACCAGGCTCACCGTGGTCGAGGTCCCGAGTGAAAGCGACGACCGGTTCGTCGTGGACGTGACGTTCCGCGTCGCCGGGCGGCTCGGCGTGCCGGTGCGCGCGGAGTTCACCTGCCCGGAACCCCGCACCGTCGTCATGCGCATCACCGACGGCGAGGGCGAAGGCAGCGTGGTCGAAACCCATGCCACGCCAAGGGGTCGCGGTCCGGACGGGCGGCCCCGGACCGCCGTGATCGAGGCGACCATCGCGAGTTCGTCACGGCCCGGCTTCGCCGTGGCCCGCAAGGCCGCCCCGCTCGTGCGCCCGCTGATGACGTGGACCGCCGCGCGGTTGTGGCGCGACGACCTGGCCTACGCCGAACGCCGCTACGCCCTGCGCACCAAGGACCTGCCCGAACCGTGACGGCTCAGACCGTGCTCGGTCCCCCGCGCATCACCGGATAGGTGGCCAGCAGGGTGGACATGATCTCCTTCAGCGGGAGATCGGCGTGCACCCCGCGGTCCGCGACGTATTCCATGAACCTGCCGTCGGGGGAATACTCGTGCAACAGCGCGTCCTGCTTGCCGTCGAAGGTGATCGGCGTGACCCCGTTGCGCGCGCAGACCCCGGAGTCGAACGTGGGCGCCGCTTTCACCCAACGGCCGTCGAGGAACAGTTCGCTGTAACCGTGGTAGACGAACACGTCGGCGGCGTCGCCCATCCGGGCCCGCAACGCCGGGCTGGTGAGGTGGTTCCGCACGTCGGCGAAGCCCAGCCTCGCGGGAATTCCCGCCGCGCGGGCCGCCGCGGTCAGCAGCACCGCCTTGGGCACGCACCAGGTGCTGCCCGAGCCGATCACGGCGCTCGCCCGGTAGTCGGCCGGGTCCGGGCTGATCGCGAACGGGCTGTACCGGATGCTCTCGCGCACCTGCTCGAACAGCAACGCGGCCCGGGTGGCCGGATCGGCCGTGGCGCCGACGACCCGCGCGGTGAAGGCGCGGACCTCGGCCGAATCGCTGTCGAGGAAGTACGTCGCTGATCGATAGGCATCGAGGTTCACGCTGGTGAGCGTGCCAGCGATTCGTCGATACGGCCCCTCGTGGCGGAAAACTCTGGTGGTTTCGCGTGACACCGCCACCCGCGGGTCAGCCCGCCACGCCGAGGTCGGCCAGCACGGCCCGCGCCGCACGGCGCCCGGACACCAGGGCGCCCTGCAGGGAACTGGTGTCGCGGTGATCACCGCAGACGTACAGACCCGCGCCGAACCGCACCGGCCGGGTCAGCGGGTGGCCGGGCCCCATGACTGGCAAAGCGCGCTCGATGACGTACTTCCTGATCAGCCGCCAGTCCCGAGTGGAGCTCCGGTAGAGGCGCGCCAACCGCTCGCGCACGTCGTGCTCGGTGGTGTCCGTGCGCTCCGGTACCGACGCGGCGACCAGCGCTTGCCCGGCCGGCGCGTAGCTGGGGCTGACCTCGCTCATCACCGCGGTGTTCAGCAGCAGGTCCGGTGAACCGTCGAGGACCAGCGTCGGTTCGGGCAGCGGCGAGGCCGCCGCGGTGAAGTAGTAGGTGGTCACCGAATGCCACCGCGGTTCGGGCAGCCCCGGGAGCAACTCCGCCGCCGTGCTCCCGTCAGTGGCGACGACCACCGCCCGCGCCCGCAGCCGCTGACCGTCCTCGAACTGGACCAGGCCCGGTTCGGCACGGGCCACCGGGCGTCCGAAGTGGACAGTTCCGGCGAGCAGCCCGGCCGCGAGTTGCCGGGGCAGTTCACCCATGCCAAGTTGTGGCACCGCTCCCCCGCCGAGCAGGAAGCACCGCCAGATCAGGTGCAGCAGGCGGGCGTCGGTGGTCAGGTCGCGATCGAGGAACACCCCGGCGAGGAACGGGCGCAGCACGCGCTCGCGCACCGCCCCGTACACGCGGAACCGGCTCAGTTCCGCGGCGGTGGACCTGGAAAGGGGTCGGCGCAGTCGCGCCGACGGCAGCGCCAGGTCGCGTGCGGACATCGCGACCACGCCTGCTGAAGCGAGCGGTCCGGTGATCCCGAGGCGGGCCAGTCCAGCGATCGCCGCGGCCCGCGACGGGGGTGCCAGCAGCTGCCGGTCGTCGGTGTACGCGCCCCGGGTGAAAGCACGCAACCGCAGCGCCGGCAGGTCGAATTTGGCCCGGACCTCCGGGTAGGCGGGCAACAGCACCTGGAAACCGCGGTCGAGGCGGAAGTTGTCGACGACATCGGTGCGGACCCGGCCGCCCACCTCGTCGGCGGCTTCGACCACCGTCACGTCCACCCCGCGGGCGGTGAGTTCGCCTGCCGCCGCGAGCCCGGCCAGTCCCGCGCCGATCACCACCACGTCGTGCTCCACGGCCACCTCCTCCACCCCAACGTAGTTGCAACGGTTCTGCATCGCATCGCGAGTTGCGAGCCGCGAAGACCGGGCTTACGGTTCGACTATGGGACTTTTCGATGGTCGAACTAACTCGCGACGGCACGTGGTCGTCCTGGTGCTGGCGCTGGGCCAGGTGCTCTCCCCCGTGCTGTCGACCGCGCTGGGCGGCGGCCAGTTCACCACCGCGGACCGCGCGGGTGAACCCCCGATCGTGCCGTCCGGCTACGCGTTCTCCATCTGGGGACTCGTCGAGGTGCTGTCGGTCGTCTACGCGATCTGGGTCTTCTTCGCCCCCGAGGCCGCCCGTCCTCTGCTCGACCGGCTCGCGTACCCGCTGGCCGTGGTGTTCGCCGGGTTCAGCCTGTGGATCGTCGCCTCGGACATCGAGCCGGTGTGGACCACCTTGGCGGTGTTCCTGGTCATGGTCGCCGCGTTGCTGCGCGCACTCACCATCGCCCTGAGTGACCGGGAAGGCATCCGGACCTGGCCGACACCCGGTCGAGTGATCCTCTGGGCCCTGCTGGGGATCTACACCGGCTGGAGCAGCATCGCCATCTGGCTCAACCTGACCACCGCGTTGACCGAGAGCGGCGCCCCGATCGCCGGTGCGGCCGGAATCGGCGGGCAGCTCGCCATCCTCGCCGGCGCCACCGCGACCGCGGTGTTCCTCCTGCGCTGGTCCGCGGGCCTGCTGTCCTACGCCGCGGCGGTGGTCTGGGCCTTCGCCGGGGTGGTGAGCGGGGCGTCAGCCGCCGGGGAAACCGTGCTCGCCCTCGCCGCGGGCGCCGGGCTGGTGATCACCCTCGGCGCGACCCTTGTGTTCAAGCAACCGGCCTTCTCCGGGCGACTGCGTCCCGCCGGACACCGCTGAGCGGCGGCCTCGACCGAGGCCGCCGCCGCTGGTCAGGACGCCCGCAGGAAGCGGTCCAGCACCCGGGTGCCGAACTTCAGCGCCTCCACCGGCACGCGCTCGTCCACGCCGTGGAACAACGCCGAGAAGTCCAGGTCCGCGGGCAGTTGCAGGGGCGCGAAGCCGAAGTTGCGGATCCCCAGCTGCTGGAACGCCTTCGCGTCGGTGCCGCCGGAGAGCATGTACGGCAGGGTGCGCGCGCCGGGGTCCTCGGCGAGCACCGCGGCGGTCATGGCGTCGACCAGCGCGCCGTCGAAGGTGGTCTCGACCGGCGGGAGTTCCATCCACTCCTTCTCGATGTCCGGCCCGAGGATCTCGTCGAGTTCGCGGTTGAACGCCTCGATGCGGCCGGGCAGGATGCGGCAGTCGACCGCCGCCTCGGCCACCGACGGGATCACGTTCGACTTGTACCCGGCGGTGAGCATGGTCGGGTTCGCGGTGTCACGGAGGGTGGCGCCGATCATCCGCGAGATGTTGCCGAGCTTGGCGACCGCGCCCTCGATGTCGTCGTCGGGGAAGTCCCAGCCGGTGATCTCGGTCACCCCGTCCAGGAACTCCCGCACCGAGGGGCTCATGACCAGCGGGAACCGGTGGTTGCCCAGCCGGGCGACGGCCTCGGAGAGCTTGGTGACGGCGTTGTCGCGGTGGATCATCGAGCCGTGGCCCGCGGTGCCGCGGACGCGCAGCTTCATCCAGCGGATGCCCTTCTCGGCGGTCTCGATGAGGTAGGCGCGGACGTTGTCCTTGAGGGTGATGGAGAAGCCGCCGACCTCGCTGATCGCCTCGGTGGCGCCCTCGAACAGGTCGGGGCGGTGGTCGACCAGCCACTGGGCGCCGAACTTGCCGCCCGCCTCCTCGTCGGCGACGAAGGCGAAGATCAGGTCGCGGGGCGGGACGATGCCGTTGCGCTTGTAGTGGCGGGCGAGGGCCAGCGTCATGCCGACCATGTCCTTCATGTCGACCGCGCCGCGGCCCCAGACGTAGTCGTCCTGGATGGCGCCGGAGAAGGGGTGGACCGACCACTCGGAGGCATCGGCCGGGACGA
It encodes:
- a CDS encoding NAD(P)/FAD-dependent oxidoreductase, coding for MEHDVVVIGAGLAGLAAAGELTARGVDVTVVEAADEVGGRVRTDVVDNFRLDRGFQVLLPAYPEVRAKFDLPALRLRAFTRGAYTDDRQLLAPPSRAAAIAGLARLGITGPLASAGVVAMSARDLALPSARLRRPLSRSTAAELSRFRVYGAVRERVLRPFLAGVFLDRDLTTDARLLHLIWRCFLLGGGAVPQLGMGELPRQLAAGLLAGTVHFGRPVARAEPGLVQFEDGQRLRARAVVVATDGSTAAELLPGLPEPRWHSVTTYYFTAAASPLPEPTLVLDGSPDLLLNTAVMSEVSPSYAPAGQALVAASVPERTDTTEHDVRERLARLYRSSTRDWRLIRKYVIERALPVMGPGHPLTRPVRFGAGLYVCGDHRDTSSLQGALVSGRRAARAVLADLGVAG
- a CDS encoding M20/M25/M40 family metallo-hydrolase — protein: MTEPSLIDTAAAEAVTLTSELLRIDSTNTGDPETLVGEREAAEYVAEKLTEVGYEIEYVESGGKNRHNVITRLAGADPSRGALLVHGHLDVVPADASEWSVHPFSGAIQDDYVWGRGAVDMKDMVGMTLALARHYKRNGIVPPRDLIFAFVADEEAGGKFGAQWLVDHRPDLFEGATEAISEVGGFSITLKDNVRAYLIETAEKGIRWMKLRVRGTAGHGSMIHRDNAVTKLSEAVARLGNHRFPLVMSPSVREFLDGVTEITGWDFPDDDIEGAVAKLGNISRMIGATLRDTANPTMLTAGYKSNVIPSVAEAAVDCRILPGRIEAFNRELDEILGPDIEKEWMELPPVETTFDGALVDAMTAAVLAEDPGARTLPYMLSGGTDAKAFQQLGIRNFGFAPLQLPADLDFSALFHGVDERVPVEALKFGTRVLDRFLRAS